One window of Equus caballus isolate H_3958 breed thoroughbred chromosome 3, TB-T2T, whole genome shotgun sequence genomic DNA carries:
- the RASL11B gene encoding ras-like protein family member 11B, with protein MRLIQNMCTIAEYPTPGSAAAADCCLGAAGRRLVKIAVVGASGVGKTALVVRFLTKRFIGDYERNAGNLYTRQVQIEGETLAIQVQDTPGVQVHENGLSCNEQLNRCIRWADAVVIVFSITDHKSYELIGQLHQHVQQLHLGTRLPVVVVANKADLLHIKQVDPQLGLQLASMLGCSFYEVSVSENYNDVYNAFHVLCKEVSHKQQPSSTPEKRRTSLIPRPKSPNMQDLKRRFKQALSAKVRTVTSV; from the exons ATGCGCCTCATTCAGAACATGTGTACCATCGCTGAGTACCCCACTCCGggcagcgccgccgccgccgattGCTGCTTGGGGGCGGCGGGCCGCCGTCTGGTCAAGATCGCCGTGGTTGGGGCCAGTGGCGTGGGCAAGACCG CTCTGGTGGTCCGGTTCCTTACCAAACGATTCATTGGTGACTACGAACGAAATGCAG GTAATCTTTATACCAGACAAGTCCAAATAGAAGGTGAAACCCTGGCTATTCAGGTTCAAGACACTCCAGGTGTTCAG GTCCATGAGAATGGCTTGAGCTGCAACGAGCAGCTGAATAGGTGCATTCGCTGGGCTGACGCCGTGGTGATCGTTTTCTCCATCACTGACCACAAGAGCTATGAACTCATCGGCCAGCTCCACCAGCACGTCCAGCAGCTACACCTGGGCACCCGGCTGCCTGTGGTGGTCGTGGCCAACAAGGCTGACCTGTTGCACATCAAGCAGGTGGACCCTCAGCTCGGACTGCAGCTGGCCAGCATGCTGGGCTGCTCCTTCTATGAAGTGTCGGTCAGTGAAAATTACAATGATGTCTACAACGCTTTCCACGTTCTGTGCAAAGAAGTGAGTCACAAACAGCAGCCCAGCAGCACGCCAGAGAAGCGAAGAACCTCCCTCATCCCCAGGCCCAAGTCACCCAACATGCAGGACCTGAAGAGGAGGTTCAAGCAAGCGCTCTCGGCCAAAGTGAGGACTGTCACCTCCGTGTGA